The following are encoded in a window of Algiphilus aromaticivorans DG1253 genomic DNA:
- a CDS encoding AsmA family protein yields the protein MRKFLKIAAILVAVVLLVVSAALATAVALFDPNDYREQIGTAVEQQTGRSFSIDGDLSLRVFPWLAVGAEGVTLGNAEGFGEEPFAQIGSVAAGIKLLPLLLRREVVLDEISLEGLRVNLAVDAQGRNNWADLAASATEETAPETDEPITENEDGFAISSLEVSGIRISDAALSYTDAAAGVTHRIKGVSLSTGRIRPGEPFNLSFGASYSGGEPTTTAEMTLSGVIDADIEQQVYELRQLALDIIASGEAVPGGKQNLAITGKASFNAADGFFSLSDGRMQTAGITADFNAEGKGLNGDAPSFSGTAGTREFSPRAVLSALAIEAPATRDNDVLKAAKLDLRFKADSSSVSVPELTIRLDDTQIKGEASLQDLTTQRINFSIGVDAINIDRYLPPDAQVSEQAGKDGEEGSGDINDIAVPTEMLEAINAKGRIRIGELIAQGMTMRDVVLEVDAPKGSAKTQRLTAKLYGGNIDLSNTITPGQTPRYSTRFKVASVAGGDLLADFLGRDLAEGLANAEVDLSSRGKTVGDIRKALNGTLSVSLSDGAVKGFDIAQTLRNARRRLRGEAAVESDGKPKTDFASLVASAKITDGLLEITKLDGRNPLFRLLGDGTVNLVGEELDVLARPSIVKSLEGQAGAELSELAGIEIPIRVSGSWADPKIRLDLRKALEQQAASKLREAAGERGDELREKVRKEEGRLQEKIDKEIGEKAGDALRSLFGRERDKPADKKQGDTEGDQKTAPDADVPKDGNADDEAGGTGS from the coding sequence ATGCGCAAGTTCCTCAAGATCGCCGCCATCCTCGTCGCGGTCGTGCTGCTAGTGGTCTCGGCGGCGCTCGCCACCGCCGTCGCGCTATTCGACCCCAACGACTATCGCGAGCAGATCGGGACTGCCGTAGAGCAACAGACCGGACGCAGCTTCAGCATCGACGGCGACCTGTCGCTCCGCGTCTTTCCGTGGCTGGCGGTGGGCGCCGAGGGCGTGACACTGGGTAATGCGGAAGGCTTCGGCGAGGAACCCTTCGCGCAAATAGGCAGCGTGGCCGCCGGCATCAAGCTGCTGCCGCTGCTGCTGCGGCGCGAAGTCGTGCTCGACGAAATCAGTCTGGAAGGACTGCGCGTCAATCTCGCGGTTGACGCGCAGGGCCGCAACAACTGGGCCGACCTGGCTGCGTCCGCAACGGAGGAGACAGCCCCCGAGACCGACGAACCGATTACCGAGAACGAGGACGGATTCGCCATAAGCAGTCTGGAGGTATCCGGGATACGCATCAGCGACGCGGCGCTCAGCTACACAGATGCCGCTGCCGGCGTGACGCATCGCATCAAGGGTGTGTCACTTTCCACCGGCCGCATCCGTCCCGGCGAACCCTTCAACCTGAGCTTCGGCGCAAGCTATAGCGGCGGCGAGCCGACCACAACTGCGGAGATGACGCTGTCGGGCGTAATCGATGCCGATATCGAGCAGCAAGTCTACGAGTTGCGCCAGCTGGCTCTGGATATCATCGCATCCGGTGAGGCCGTACCAGGGGGCAAACAGAACCTGGCGATTACCGGCAAGGCCTCGTTCAACGCCGCCGACGGCTTCTTCAGCCTGAGCGACGGCCGAATGCAGACGGCGGGAATCACCGCGGACTTCAACGCCGAGGGCAAGGGTCTCAACGGTGATGCACCGAGCTTCTCGGGCACTGCCGGCACTCGCGAGTTCTCGCCGCGGGCGGTGCTCTCTGCGCTGGCTATCGAAGCGCCTGCCACGCGCGACAATGATGTTCTGAAAGCGGCGAAACTGGATCTGCGCTTCAAGGCCGACTCGAGCAGTGTCTCCGTTCCCGAGCTGACCATCCGCCTCGATGACACTCAGATCAAGGGCGAGGCTTCGTTGCAGGATCTCACGACCCAGCGCATCAACTTCAGCATCGGGGTCGACGCCATCAATATCGACCGCTATCTACCACCCGACGCGCAGGTATCCGAGCAGGCAGGCAAGGATGGCGAAGAGGGTAGCGGTGACATCAACGACATCGCCGTTCCCACCGAAATGCTGGAGGCAATCAACGCCAAGGGACGCATCCGCATCGGCGAACTCATTGCACAGGGCATGACCATGCGCGATGTCGTGCTGGAAGTCGACGCACCCAAGGGTAGCGCCAAGACACAGCGGCTGACGGCAAAGCTCTACGGCGGCAACATCGACCTGAGCAATACCATCACGCCCGGGCAGACACCGCGCTACAGCACGCGCTTCAAGGTCGCCTCGGTCGCCGGCGGCGACCTGCTCGCCGATTTCCTTGGCCGTGACCTCGCCGAAGGTCTCGCCAATGCTGAGGTAGACCTGAGCAGCCGGGGCAAGACGGTCGGCGATATTCGCAAGGCTTTGAACGGCACACTGTCTGTGTCGCTAAGCGACGGTGCCGTCAAGGGCTTCGACATCGCACAGACGCTGCGTAACGCACGCCGACGCCTGCGTGGCGAGGCAGCCGTGGAGAGCGACGGCAAGCCCAAGACAGATTTCGCTTCGCTCGTCGCCAGCGCGAAGATCACCGACGGCCTGTTGGAGATCACCAAACTGGACGGTCGCAACCCGCTGTTCCGCCTGCTCGGCGACGGCACCGTCAATCTGGTCGGTGAGGAACTGGACGTGCTGGCGCGCCCCAGCATCGTGAAGAGTCTGGAGGGCCAGGCGGGCGCCGAGCTGTCCGAGCTTGCCGGCATCGAGATTCCGATTCGCGTCAGCGGCAGCTGGGCCGACCCGAAGATCCGTCTCGACCTGCGCAAGGCGCTGGAACAGCAGGCCGCGAGCAAACTGCGCGAGGCCGCCGGAGAACGCGGCGACGAATTGCGCGAGAAGGTGCGCAAGGAAGAGGGGCGCCTGCAGGAGAAGATCGACAAGGAGATCGGCGAGAAGGCCGGTGACGCGCTGCGCAGCCTCTTCGGCCGCGAGCGCGACAAACCAGCCGACAAGAAGCAAGGCGATACCGAGGGCGACCAGAAGACAGCACCCGACGCCGACGTTCCAAAGGACGGCAATGCAGACGATGAAGCCGGTGGGACCGGTAGCTGA
- the mutY gene encoding A/G-specific adenine glycosylase, whose product MQTMKPVGPVAEAAFADRLLSWFDQHGRHDLPWQHPRSPWRVWVSEIMLQQTQVATVIGYFDRFMARFPTPAAMAEASVDDVLALWSGLGYYSRARNLHAAAQRVAAEHGGEVPADFDALVALPGIGASTAAAICAQAFGQRHAILDANVKRVLARHAGVEGWPGRSPVTRQLQTEADARLPDTRLADYTQAIMDLGARLCAPRSPACPECPVAADCVAHREQRTAELPAPKPRRQRPERSAFLLLIARDDGCIWLERRPPAGIWGGLWAPPIVEAADKASLAAMGLKPRQQPRPEPLRHGFTHFVWQLQPMPCAPVDNPVSLREDLGAWHTIGGAQALGLPAPIRRLLESLEEPPS is encoded by the coding sequence ATGCAGACGATGAAGCCGGTGGGACCGGTAGCTGAGGCCGCCTTCGCCGACCGCCTGCTGAGCTGGTTCGACCAGCACGGCCGGCACGATCTGCCCTGGCAGCACCCGCGCAGCCCGTGGCGTGTCTGGGTTTCGGAGATCATGCTGCAGCAGACCCAGGTCGCCACGGTCATCGGCTACTTCGATCGCTTCATGGCTCGCTTTCCCACCCCCGCCGCAATGGCCGAAGCCTCCGTCGACGACGTGCTGGCGCTGTGGTCCGGGCTGGGCTACTACTCGCGGGCACGCAATCTGCACGCCGCTGCGCAGCGCGTCGCCGCCGAGCACGGCGGCGAAGTGCCGGCCGATTTCGACGCGCTGGTCGCGCTGCCCGGCATCGGTGCCAGCACGGCAGCGGCGATCTGCGCGCAGGCCTTCGGCCAGCGGCACGCCATCCTCGACGCCAACGTCAAGCGCGTGCTCGCCCGCCACGCTGGCGTCGAAGGTTGGCCCGGGCGCAGCCCGGTGACACGCCAGCTGCAGACCGAGGCCGACGCCCGCCTGCCGGATACGCGGCTGGCCGACTACACCCAGGCCATCATGGATCTGGGCGCGCGGCTGTGCGCACCGCGCAGCCCCGCCTGCCCCGAATGCCCGGTGGCAGCCGACTGTGTGGCGCATCGCGAGCAGCGCACGGCCGAGCTGCCGGCGCCCAAGCCACGACGCCAGCGCCCCGAGCGCAGCGCCTTCCTGCTGCTCATCGCGCGCGATGATGGGTGCATCTGGCTGGAGCGGCGACCGCCAGCCGGCATCTGGGGCGGGCTGTGGGCACCCCCCATCGTCGAGGCCGCCGACAAGGCCAGCCTCGCCGCCATGGGCCTGAAGCCGCGCCAACAGCCGAGGCCGGAGCCGCTACGCCACGGCTTCACGCATTTCGTCTGGCAACTACAGCCGATGCCCTGCGCTCCCGTCGACAATCCGGTCAGTCTGCGCGAAGACCTGGGGGCCTGGCATACAATCGGCGGCGCGCAGGCGCTGGGCCTTCCGGCCCCCATCCGCCGCCTGCTCGAAAGCCTCGAGGAGCCGCCATCATGA
- a CDS encoding oxidative damage protection protein, translated as MSRTVYCARLQREAEGLDAPPYPGAMGQRIFENVSKEAWQEWQAHQTRVINEYHLSLAEKKSRDFLTQEMEKFLFGGGELAETGYVPPKDAAKDT; from the coding sequence ATGAGCCGCACTGTCTACTGCGCCCGTCTGCAACGCGAAGCCGAGGGCCTCGATGCCCCGCCCTACCCCGGCGCGATGGGGCAACGCATCTTCGAGAACGTATCCAAGGAGGCCTGGCAGGAGTGGCAAGCGCATCAGACGCGCGTCATCAACGAGTACCACCTGTCGCTCGCCGAAAAGAAGTCCCGCGACTTCCTGACCCAGGAAATGGAGAAATTCCTTTTCGGCGGCGGCGAGCTCGCAGAAACCGGCTACGTCCCGCCCAAGGACGCGGCCAAGGACACCTGA
- the coq7 gene encoding 2-polyprenyl-3-methyl-6-methoxy-1,4-benzoquinone monooxygenase — translation MPRRLSPLDAVLARAGDALVGRQREDAVAPRPTPDATDGALTAPQRHHAAGLMRVNHAGEVAAQALYQGQSLLARDPQVRRHLQQAGAEERDHLQWCAQRLAELGEAPSRLQPVWYGASFAMGAAAAMAGDRWSLGFVEETEKQVVQHLEGHLDRLPPADKRSRAIVAQMRADEARHGDEARAAGGTDLPLPVRMAMRGVARVMTRTAYWF, via the coding sequence ATGCCGCGCCGGCTGAGCCCGCTGGACGCCGTCCTTGCTCGCGCCGGCGACGCCCTGGTTGGACGACAGCGCGAGGATGCAGTCGCCCCGCGCCCCACGCCTGATGCCACGGACGGCGCACTCACCGCGCCACAGCGCCACCACGCCGCCGGTCTCATGCGCGTCAATCACGCTGGCGAGGTCGCCGCGCAGGCGCTCTACCAGGGCCAGTCTCTGCTGGCGCGCGACCCGCAGGTGCGCCGGCACTTGCAGCAAGCCGGCGCCGAGGAGCGCGATCATCTGCAGTGGTGCGCGCAGCGCCTGGCCGAGCTGGGCGAAGCCCCCAGCCGGCTGCAGCCTGTCTGGTACGGCGCATCCTTCGCGATGGGCGCTGCCGCGGCCATGGCCGGCGACCGCTGGAGCCTGGGCTTCGTCGAGGAAACCGAGAAGCAGGTCGTGCAGCATCTCGAAGGCCATCTCGACCGGCTGCCGCCGGCAGACAAGCGCTCGCGTGCCATCGTCGCGCAGATGCGCGCGGACGAGGCGCGCCACGGCGATGAGGCCCGCGCAGCCGGCGGCACCGACCTTCCCCTGCCGGTGCGCATGGCAATGCGCGGCGTGGCGCGCGTCATGACGCGCACCGCATACTGGTTCTGA
- a CDS encoding MliC family protein yields the protein MPATRLWLLLTALGLAACDPGEPARPSDEVAAVASGDARDWRCGNVQLRTEPQGNTDRLVLHLPGGRRSLTQAVAASGARYSEPTGTAFWSKGPDRALLSLPDRDRQVECTPSEATSPWIAAAESGLRARAAGNEPGWILEVSPDGEMHALLDYGEREHIFEAGSSESGAGGMRIVSADGRATAEFVAEPCADSMSGQRFPMRVTLGVGDDRYSGCGRVYERDATSD from the coding sequence GTGCCGGCAACGCGCCTGTGGCTGCTGCTCACGGCGCTGGGGCTAGCAGCTTGCGACCCCGGCGAACCGGCAAGGCCCAGCGACGAAGTGGCTGCGGTAGCAAGCGGCGACGCCCGTGACTGGCGCTGCGGCAATGTGCAGCTGCGCACCGAGCCGCAGGGCAATACCGATCGACTGGTACTGCATCTTCCCGGCGGCCGCCGCAGCCTGACGCAGGCCGTGGCGGCCTCGGGCGCGCGCTACAGCGAGCCCACCGGCACCGCCTTCTGGTCCAAGGGGCCCGACCGGGCGCTGCTGAGCCTGCCGGATCGCGATCGGCAGGTGGAATGCACCCCCAGCGAGGCAACCTCGCCCTGGATCGCCGCCGCCGAGAGCGGCCTGCGCGCGCGCGCTGCTGGCAACGAACCGGGCTGGATTCTGGAAGTCTCGCCGGATGGCGAGATGCATGCGCTGCTGGACTACGGCGAGCGCGAGCACATCTTCGAAGCCGGCAGCAGCGAAAGCGGGGCCGGCGGCATGCGCATCGTCAGCGCCGACGGCCGCGCCACCGCTGAATTCGTGGCCGAGCCCTGCGCCGACAGCATGAGCGGACAGCGCTTCCCGATGCGCGTGACGCTGGGCGTGGGAGACGATCGCTACAGCGGCTGCGGGCGCGTCTACGAGCGCGACGCGACTAGCGACTAG
- the speD gene encoding adenosylmethionine decarboxylase, translating into MPKKTVRNPRLKLHGFNNLTKSLSFNIYDICYARSAEHQQEYIEYIDEAYNAERLTDILTQVSNMIGAQILNIARENYEPQGASVTMLISEGHAETPHDQKKGAVEKESVVGHLDKSHITVHTYPEMHPDNGISTFRADIDVSTCGKISPLKALNFLINSFDSDIVIMDYRVRGFTRNVRGSKHFIDHNIDSIQNFISKDIKDRYDMVDVNVYQEYMFHTKMRLKDLDLETYLFGEGVRELPPREAKRIRGRVNHEIMEIFYGRNISR; encoded by the coding sequence TTGCCCAAGAAGACGGTCCGCAATCCCCGCCTCAAGCTTCACGGCTTCAACAATCTCACGAAGTCGCTGAGCTTCAATATCTATGACATCTGCTATGCGCGCTCGGCCGAGCATCAGCAGGAGTACATCGAGTATATCGACGAGGCCTACAACGCCGAGCGGCTGACCGACATCCTGACCCAGGTGTCGAACATGATCGGCGCGCAGATTCTCAATATCGCGCGCGAGAATTACGAGCCGCAGGGCGCTTCGGTGACGATGCTTATTTCCGAGGGGCACGCCGAAACGCCGCACGACCAGAAGAAGGGGGCGGTTGAAAAGGAGTCGGTGGTCGGGCACCTCGACAAGTCGCACATCACCGTGCACACCTATCCCGAGATGCACCCGGACAACGGCATTTCCACCTTCCGTGCCGATATCGATGTCTCGACTTGCGGCAAGATCTCGCCACTGAAGGCGTTGAACTTCCTGATCAACAGCTTCGATTCCGACATCGTGATCATGGATTACCGCGTGCGCGGCTTCACGCGCAACGTCCGCGGTTCCAAGCACTTCATCGACCACAATATCGATTCGATCCAGAACTTCATCTCTAAGGACATCAAGGATCGCTACGACATGGTCGATGTGAACGTGTATCAGGAGTACATGTTCCACACCAAGATGCGTTTGAAGGATCTGGATCTGGAGACCTATCTCTTCGGCGAGGGTGTGCGCGAGCTGCCGCCACGCGAAGCCAAGCGCATCCGCGGCCGGGTCAACCACGAGATAATGGAGATCTTCTACGGGCGCAATATCTCGCGCTAG
- a CDS encoding OsmC family protein: MEVTIHHTSGAQFVGETGSGHAIVIDGPEDIGGRNTGARPMELMLLSVGACSAVDVLHILRKGRAPVADCRVKVTGTRAETDPKVFTAIHLHFTVIGEGLKSAQVERAVKLSAEKYCSASIMLGAAAEITHDFAIENDETD, from the coding sequence ATGGAAGTAACCATCCACCACACCAGCGGCGCCCAGTTCGTCGGCGAGACGGGCAGCGGCCATGCCATCGTCATCGACGGCCCGGAGGACATCGGCGGACGCAATACCGGCGCGCGGCCCATGGAGCTGATGCTGCTGTCGGTGGGCGCCTGCTCGGCAGTGGATGTGCTGCACATCCTGCGCAAGGGTCGCGCGCCGGTGGCGGACTGCCGCGTCAAGGTCACGGGCACCCGCGCCGAGACGGACCCTAAGGTATTCACCGCTATCCATCTGCATTTCACGGTGATCGGCGAGGGCCTGAAGTCGGCGCAGGTCGAGCGCGCCGTGAAGCTGTCGGCGGAGAAGTACTGCTCGGCCTCGATCATGCTCGGGGCTGCCGCCGAGATCACGCACGACTTCGCCATCGAGAACGACGAAACCGATTGA